Proteins encoded together in one Impatiens glandulifera chromosome 1, dImpGla2.1, whole genome shotgun sequence window:
- the LOC124930066 gene encoding uncharacterized protein LOC124930066, translated as MYFIYFFKEIVGGSKVKKNYFHSQGGLVADGNWQPKERKKERGEREGKVKGQRILKGRRQEGGLPSPLTSDDTKTSAKFSSSLARSLMAASSRAFVISRFAADHSFMLLQPAPPCLPFSHHFLLRPLLPSVSRKRSSVPVNCLVSGVDGGGVSDDFVSTRNSGFDREFSVIANMLMKIEPLDTSLISKGVSDSAKDSMKETISAMLGLLPSDQFSVTVSASNIPFYRLLVSSIMTGYTLWNAEYRISLMRNFDIQSDSWSRSDFAEENHVLEVKSSDETDDDRCADYFEKMDIKSIGALSPEALNYIQNLESELSLSKKELDEKKQENAQIESCMRENNNDLLEYLRSLESDMVTELSQPSSSEVEDIIRKLVQNILRQFNKEASLRNAAETEELHNSITASSRDYLAKLLFWCMLMGHHLRGLENRLHLSCAVGLL; from the exons atgtattttatttattttttcaaagagATCGTTGGAGGGTCAAAAgtgaaaaaaaactattttcattCTCAGGGTGGTCTGGTGGCTGATGGCAACTGGCAaccaaaagaaagaaagaaagaaagaggagagagagagggTAAGGTAAAGGGACAAAGAATCCTCAAAGGTAGACGTCAGGAGGGAGGGCTTCCATCGCCGTTAACGAGCGACGATACTAAGACCTCAGCCAAATTCTCCTCCTCGCTCGCTCGCTCGTTAATGGCCGCTTCTTCTAGAGCTTTCGTGATCTCTCGCTTCGCAGCTGACCACTCCTTCATGCTCCTCCAACCTGCGCCGCCGTGTCTCCCTTTCTCCCACCACTTCCTTCTCCGACCGTTACTCCCTTCCGTCTCCAGAAAACGTTCCTCCGTTCCAGTTAACTGTCTCGTTTCCGGCGTTGACGGTGGCGGCGTTTCTGATGATTTCGTCTCCACAAGGAACTCCGGTTTCGATCGAGAGTTCTCTGTAATTGCAAACATGCTTATGAAAATCGAACCGCTAGATACATCTCTCATTTCTAAAGGAGTATCTGATTCTGCTAAGGACTCCATGAAAGAGACTATTTCCGCCATGTTAGGTTTACTTCCTTCCGACCAATTCTCCGTTACTGTTAGCGCATCTAATATTCCTTTCTATCGCCTTCTTGTGTCCTCCATTATGACCGG GTATACGCTATGGAACGCGGAGTACAGAATCTCATTGATGAGGAATTTTGATATACAGTCAGACAGTTGGAGTAGATCAGATTTTGCAGAGGAGAATCATGTTCTGGAAGTGAAGAGTAGTGATGAGACAGACGATGATCGGTGTGCAGATTATTTTGAGAAGATGGATATCAAAAGCATTGGGGCTTTGTCTCCTGAAGCTCTGAACTATATTCAGAACCTAGAATCCGAACTATCTTTGTCTAAGAAG GAACTGGATGAGAAgaagcaagaaaatgcacaaataGAAAGTTGTATGAGAGAAAATAACAATGACCTATTGGAGTATTTGAGGTCCTTGGAATCTGATATG GTAACTGAACTATCACAGCCATCTTCATCAGAAGTTGAGGATATTATTCGAAAActtgttcaaaatattttacGCCAATTCAATAAAGAAGCTTCATTAAGGAATGCGGCCGAGACTGAAGAGCTACACAACAGTATAACCGCTTCTTCACGTGATTACCTAGCAAAGCTTCTATTCTG GTGTATGCTAATGGGTCATCATTTGAGAGGATTGGAGAATAGATTACATTTGAGTTGTGCTGTTGGCTTATTGTAA
- the LOC124918706 gene encoding paired amphipathic helix protein Sin3-like 2 isoform X2 yields the protein MKRLRDDLNVNSQFRRPLASSRGESYGQSQAPGVGSGGGAGSVVDGDGGGAGGGVAQKLTTNDALTYLKEVKEMFQNQREKYDMFLDVMKDFKAQRIDTTGVIARVKELFKGHNNLIFGFNTFLPKGYEITDIEEEEEENPPKRTVEFEEAIGFVNKIKKRFQNDEHVYKSFLDILNMYRKEHKGITDVYQEVSSLFADQSDLLDEFTRFLPETSATHVSFGRPSLHRYDERSSVITAPRQTPIDKQRRKDRIINSHERDQSVERNDYHDDKTIIKNQKDPKKRAEKESKERRNHDQDYKETEHNSNRDFIMQRNDKPKKNPKFEDVGTSSVMASYDDKNALRSMYKEEFIFCDKVKERLGSSDDYQAFLKCLHIYSTEIITRKELQSLVSDLLGKYPDLMDGFNEFLQRCENIDGFLSDVMNKKSLWNDGNSAKPVKIEDKEKEQKRELMEQKEKERHKEKYLGKSIQELDLTNCQRCTPSYRLLPDDYPIPITSHRTELGAQVLNDHWVSVTSGSEDYSFKHMRRNQYEESLFRCEDDRFELDMLLELVSSTSKRAEELLNGLTDNSISLEIPMRVEEYFTVLNLRCIERIYGEHGLDVLEILKKKPSVSLPVILTRLKQKQEEWTNFRGDSNRVWAEIYSKNHYKSLDHRSFYFKQQDSKDLSPKTLVAEIKEIKEKTQNVDDVALTISAGSRYLINPNLEYEYADADIHEDLYKLVNFSCEEVCSTKEQLSKVMKLWTTFLETMLGVKSRSNVMEGAEDGAMEMHHAVIASTPVVEASLLNSKRIKPVNNESESKFPLPATPCKTNTENGDAPNRQEGYVQKEQNIATISDKLADLVVTAGLSERLTNSNISLAVGADKNCDVISSDMVPGGAPCLHNEAIVEDKPEGKSDVNEVVIQVRAVTLENVECKNVNRYEKDSTEKEEGELSPNGDFEEDNFVYGECRLQETLSKNKNAENGDAIFCQENDLDADDEDSENVSEGDDVSGNESAADECSHEEEEEDGAKVESEGEAEGGLMPDVHFGGVDSISQPMMENLLRTVKPLAKHVVLTNKEMKDSRVFFGNDSFYVLFRLHQVLYERLLSAKMNSAAAEAKWKNSKNSSSPDLYGRFMGALYGLLDGSSDNSKFEDDCRAIIGNQSYVLFTLDKLIFKLVKQLQTVATDETDNKLLQLHEYEKSKMRGRYVDSVYFDNVHVILHEENIYRFECPCVGTRLSIQLMDDGSDKSDVVAVSVDPSFSNYLLKGFLSSSKKEPSGIYLQRNKRKSLVDETSDVCTAMLSVHVLNGLECKMACNSSKISYVLDTEDCLYQTKRRCLSKSRQSFSQDQARVKRFHKILSIS from the exons ATGAAACGATTGCGAGACGACCTTAATGTCAACTCGCAATTTAGGCGGCCGTTAGCTTCTTCTCGTGGAGAATC CTATGGACAGTCTCAGGCTCCTGGAGTTGGTAGCGGCGGAGGAGCAGGAAGCGTAGTAGATGGAGATGGTGGAGGAGCTGGTGGAGGAGTTGCACAGAAGCTGACAACAAATGATGCTTTAACTTATCTGAAAGAAGTTAAAGAAATGTTTCAGaatcaaagagaaaaatatgacaTGTTTCTTGATGTCATGAAAGATTTCAAGGCTCAAAG AATTGACACTACTGGTGTCATAGCAAGGGTGAAAGAGTTGTTTAAGGGGCACAACAATCTAATCTTTGGGTTCAATACTTTTCTACCTAAAGGCTATGAGATTACTGATAttgaagaggaagaggaagagaaccCTCCCAAGAGAACTGTCGAGTTTGAAGAAGCGATAGGTTTCGTGAACAAGATTAAG AAACGATTCCAAAACGATGAGCATGTATATAAATCATTTCTGGACATCTTGAATATGTATAGGAAGGAACACAAAGGCATCACTGATGTCTATCAAGAG GTTTCATCCCTATTTGCAGATCAATCGGATTTGCTTGATGAGTTCACTAGATTTTTACCCGAAACTTCAGCAACCCATGTTTCTTTTGGACGACCTTCTCTTCATCGTTATGATGAACGTAGCTCTGTAATTACTGCGCCACGCCAGACTCCAATTGATAAG CAACGTCGAAAGGATAGAATTATTAATTCTCATGAGCGAGACCAAAGTGTTGAACGCAATGATTATCATGATGATAAAacgataataaaaaatcaaaaggaTCCAAAGAAGCGAGCTGAAAAGGAGAGCAAGGAGAGAAGGAATCACGATCAGGATTACAAGGAAACTGAGCACAACAGTAATAGGGACTTCATTATGCAACGAAATgataaaccaaaaaaaaatccGAAGTTTGAAGACGTCGGTACAAGTTCTGTCATGGCCTCTTATGATGATAAAAATGCCTTAAGAA GCATGTATAAGGAAGAGTTCATTTTCTGTGACAAAGTGAAGGAAAGGTTGGGTAGTTCAGATGATTACCAAGCTTTCTTGAAGTGTCTTCATATTTATAGCACGGAAATAATTACTAGAAAGGAACTGCAAAGTTTG GTGTCAGATTTACTTGGAAAATATCCAGACCTCATGGATGGGTTCAATGAATTTTTGCAACGCTGTGAAAATATAG ATGGATTTCTTTCAGATGTTATGAATAAAA AATCATTGTGGAATGATGGAAATTCAGCCAAGCCAGTTAAGATAGAGGACAAGGAAAAGGAGCAGAAGCGTGAATTAATGGAGCAAAAGGAGAAAGAGAGACACAAGGAGAAGTATTTGGGAAAGTCTATACAAGAACTTGACCTCACTAACTGTCAACGCTGTACTCCCAGCTACAGGCTTCTACCGGATGAT TATCCTATACCTATAACAAGCCATAGAACAGAACTTGGCGCACAAGTGTTAAATGACCATTGGGTCTCTGTAACTTCAGGGAGTGAAGATTACTCATTTAAGCACATGCGCAGGAATCAGTATGAAGAGAGCCTATTCAGATGTGAGGATGACAG ATTTGAGCTGGATATGTTGCTGGAATTAGTGAGCTCAACTTCTAAGCGAGCTGAAGAACTATTGAATGGCCTTACTGACAATAGTATCAGCTTAGAGATCCCAATGCGTGTTGAAGAATATTTTACAG TTCTCAATTTAAGGTGCATTGAACGCATTTATGGTGAACATGGTTTGGATGTCTTGGAGATTTTAAAGAAGAAGCCTTCTGTTTCATTGCCTGTTATATTAACCCGTCTAAAGCAGAAGCAAGAGGAGTGGACGAATTTTCGCGGTGATTCCAACAGGGTTTGGGCTGAAATATATTCAAAGAACCACTATAAATCGCTTGACCATCGTAGCTTCTACTTCAAGCAGCAGGATTCAAAGGACTTGAGCCCAAAAA CGTTGGTAGCTGAaatcaaagaaattaaagaGAAAACACAAAATGTTGATGATGTGGCTCTAACTATTTCTGCGGGAAGTAGATATCTTATCAACCCGAATCTTGAATATGAATATGCTGATGCTGACATTCATGAGGACTTGTATAAACTGGTAAACTTTTCCTGTGAAGAAGTTTGTTCAACAAAAGAGCAGTTGAGTAAAGTTATGAAACTTTGGACCACCTTCTTGGAGACAATGTTGGGTGTCAAGTCACGGTCAAATGTAATGGAAGGTGCTGAAGATGGTGCTATGGAAATGCATCATGCTGTTATAGCTAGTACACCTGTTGTAGAAGCTTCATTGCTGAACTCTAAGCGAATAAAGCCTGTCAACAATGAATCGGAAAGTAAATTTCCATTACCAGCAACTCCTTGCAAAACAAATACAGAAAATGGGGATGCCCCGAACAGACAAGAGGGTTATGTCCAAAAAGAGCAGAATATTGCCACTATATCGGATAAATTGGCAGATCTTGTCGTTACAGCAGGTTTGAGTGAGCGTTTGACCAATTCAAATATCTCATTAGCTGTTGGAGCTGACAAAAATTGTGACGTAATTAGTTCTGATATGGTGCCAG GAGGAGCACCTTGTTTACACAATGAAGCTATTGTCGAGGACAAACCAGAAGGAAAATCAGATGTTAATGAG GTTGTCATTCAAGTTAGAGCAGTTACATTGGAGAATGTAGAGTGCAAAAATGTGAACAGATATGAGAAGGATTCTACTGAGAAAGAAGAGGGGGAGCTATCACCCAATGGCGACTTTGAGGAGGATAACTTTGTTTATGGAGAATGTCGTCTACAAGAAACATTGTCAAAGAATAAGAATGCTGAAAATGGTGATGCGATATTTTGCCAAGAAAATGATCTAGACGCGGATGATGAGGACAGTGAAAATGTTTCCGAGGGTGATGATGTTTCAGGAAACGAGTCTGCTGCCGATGAATGCTCacatgaagaagaggaagaagatgggGCTAAGGTTGAGAGTGAAGGTGAGGCCGAGGGAGGATTAATGCCTGATGTACACTTTGGTGGGGTTGATAGCATTTCACAACCTATGATGGAAAATCTCTTACGGACTGTAAAGCCATTGGCGAAGCATGTTGTCTTAACCAACAAAGAAATGAAGGATTCCCGTGTTTTCTTTGGAAACGACTCTTTTTATGTGCTTTTTAGGCTACATCAG GTATTGTATGAAAGATTACTATCTGCAAAGATGAATTCAGCAGCTGCTGAAGCTAAGTGGAAGAACTCAAAAAATAGTAGCTCGCCCGACCTTTATGGCAG ATTTATGGGTGCCCTCTATGGTTTGCTTGATGGATCTTCTGATAATAGCAAGTTTGAGGATGATTGCCGGGCTATTATTGGCAATCAGTCTTATGTTCTGTTTACCTTggataaattgatttttaagcTGGTGAAGCAG CTGCAAACGGTTGCCACTGATGAGACAGATAACAAGCTTCTTCAGTTGCACGAGTATGAAAAATCTAAGATGCGTGGCCGTTATGTTGATTCCGTATATTTCGATAATGTGCATGTGATTCTTCATGAAGAGAATATATACCGGTTTGAATGT CCCTGTGTTGGAACACGTTTGTCAATTCAGTTGATGGACGATGGAAGTGACAAGTCTGATGTAGTTGCTGTTTCAGTTGATCCTAGTTTTTCCAATTATTTGCTCAAGGGTTTTCTATCTTCTTCCAAGAAGGAACCGTCGGGTATCTATCTTCAAAG AAATAAGCGTAAATCACTAGTCGATGAAACTTCTGATGTATGCACGGCTATGTTAAGTGTTCATGTTCTGAATGGTTTGGAGTGTAAAATGGCCTGCAACTCTTCAAAG ATTTCCTACGTTCTAGACACAGAAGACTGTTTATACCAGACTAAAAGAAGATGTTTGTCAAAAAGTAGGCAGTCGTTTTCCCAGGATCAGGCGAGAGTAAAACGCTTTCACAAGATTTTGTCCATCTCATAA
- the LOC124918706 gene encoding paired amphipathic helix protein Sin3-like 2 isoform X1, whose product MKRLRDDLNVNSQFRRPLASSRGESYGQSQAPGVGSGGGAGSVVDGDGGGAGGGVAQKLTTNDALTYLKEVKEMFQNQREKYDMFLDVMKDFKAQRIDTTGVIARVKELFKGHNNLIFGFNTFLPKGYEITDIEEEEEENPPKRTVEFEEAIGFVNKIKKRFQNDEHVYKSFLDILNMYRKEHKGITDVYQEVSSLFADQSDLLDEFTRFLPETSATHVSFGRPSLHRYDERSSVITAPRQTPIDKQRRKDRIINSHERDQSVERNDYHDDKTIIKNQKDPKKRAEKESKERRNHDQDYKETEHNSNRDFIMQRNDKPKKNPKFEDVGTSSVMASYDDKNALRSMYKEEFIFCDKVKERLGSSDDYQAFLKCLHIYSTEIITRKELQSLVSDLLGKYPDLMDGFNEFLQRCENIDGFLSDVMNKTESLWNDGNSAKPVKIEDKEKEQKRELMEQKEKERHKEKYLGKSIQELDLTNCQRCTPSYRLLPDDYPIPITSHRTELGAQVLNDHWVSVTSGSEDYSFKHMRRNQYEESLFRCEDDRFELDMLLELVSSTSKRAEELLNGLTDNSISLEIPMRVEEYFTVLNLRCIERIYGEHGLDVLEILKKKPSVSLPVILTRLKQKQEEWTNFRGDSNRVWAEIYSKNHYKSLDHRSFYFKQQDSKDLSPKTLVAEIKEIKEKTQNVDDVALTISAGSRYLINPNLEYEYADADIHEDLYKLVNFSCEEVCSTKEQLSKVMKLWTTFLETMLGVKSRSNVMEGAEDGAMEMHHAVIASTPVVEASLLNSKRIKPVNNESESKFPLPATPCKTNTENGDAPNRQEGYVQKEQNIATISDKLADLVVTAGLSERLTNSNISLAVGADKNCDVISSDMVPGGAPCLHNEAIVEDKPEGKSDVNEVVIQVRAVTLENVECKNVNRYEKDSTEKEEGELSPNGDFEEDNFVYGECRLQETLSKNKNAENGDAIFCQENDLDADDEDSENVSEGDDVSGNESAADECSHEEEEEDGAKVESEGEAEGGLMPDVHFGGVDSISQPMMENLLRTVKPLAKHVVLTNKEMKDSRVFFGNDSFYVLFRLHQVLYERLLSAKMNSAAAEAKWKNSKNSSSPDLYGRFMGALYGLLDGSSDNSKFEDDCRAIIGNQSYVLFTLDKLIFKLVKQLQTVATDETDNKLLQLHEYEKSKMRGRYVDSVYFDNVHVILHEENIYRFECPCVGTRLSIQLMDDGSDKSDVVAVSVDPSFSNYLLKGFLSSSKKEPSGIYLQRNKRKSLVDETSDVCTAMLSVHVLNGLECKMACNSSKISYVLDTEDCLYQTKRRCLSKSRQSFSQDQARVKRFHKILSIS is encoded by the exons ATGAAACGATTGCGAGACGACCTTAATGTCAACTCGCAATTTAGGCGGCCGTTAGCTTCTTCTCGTGGAGAATC CTATGGACAGTCTCAGGCTCCTGGAGTTGGTAGCGGCGGAGGAGCAGGAAGCGTAGTAGATGGAGATGGTGGAGGAGCTGGTGGAGGAGTTGCACAGAAGCTGACAACAAATGATGCTTTAACTTATCTGAAAGAAGTTAAAGAAATGTTTCAGaatcaaagagaaaaatatgacaTGTTTCTTGATGTCATGAAAGATTTCAAGGCTCAAAG AATTGACACTACTGGTGTCATAGCAAGGGTGAAAGAGTTGTTTAAGGGGCACAACAATCTAATCTTTGGGTTCAATACTTTTCTACCTAAAGGCTATGAGATTACTGATAttgaagaggaagaggaagagaaccCTCCCAAGAGAACTGTCGAGTTTGAAGAAGCGATAGGTTTCGTGAACAAGATTAAG AAACGATTCCAAAACGATGAGCATGTATATAAATCATTTCTGGACATCTTGAATATGTATAGGAAGGAACACAAAGGCATCACTGATGTCTATCAAGAG GTTTCATCCCTATTTGCAGATCAATCGGATTTGCTTGATGAGTTCACTAGATTTTTACCCGAAACTTCAGCAACCCATGTTTCTTTTGGACGACCTTCTCTTCATCGTTATGATGAACGTAGCTCTGTAATTACTGCGCCACGCCAGACTCCAATTGATAAG CAACGTCGAAAGGATAGAATTATTAATTCTCATGAGCGAGACCAAAGTGTTGAACGCAATGATTATCATGATGATAAAacgataataaaaaatcaaaaggaTCCAAAGAAGCGAGCTGAAAAGGAGAGCAAGGAGAGAAGGAATCACGATCAGGATTACAAGGAAACTGAGCACAACAGTAATAGGGACTTCATTATGCAACGAAATgataaaccaaaaaaaaatccGAAGTTTGAAGACGTCGGTACAAGTTCTGTCATGGCCTCTTATGATGATAAAAATGCCTTAAGAA GCATGTATAAGGAAGAGTTCATTTTCTGTGACAAAGTGAAGGAAAGGTTGGGTAGTTCAGATGATTACCAAGCTTTCTTGAAGTGTCTTCATATTTATAGCACGGAAATAATTACTAGAAAGGAACTGCAAAGTTTG GTGTCAGATTTACTTGGAAAATATCCAGACCTCATGGATGGGTTCAATGAATTTTTGCAACGCTGTGAAAATATAG ATGGATTTCTTTCAGATGTTATGAATAAAA CAGAATCATTGTGGAATGATGGAAATTCAGCCAAGCCAGTTAAGATAGAGGACAAGGAAAAGGAGCAGAAGCGTGAATTAATGGAGCAAAAGGAGAAAGAGAGACACAAGGAGAAGTATTTGGGAAAGTCTATACAAGAACTTGACCTCACTAACTGTCAACGCTGTACTCCCAGCTACAGGCTTCTACCGGATGAT TATCCTATACCTATAACAAGCCATAGAACAGAACTTGGCGCACAAGTGTTAAATGACCATTGGGTCTCTGTAACTTCAGGGAGTGAAGATTACTCATTTAAGCACATGCGCAGGAATCAGTATGAAGAGAGCCTATTCAGATGTGAGGATGACAG ATTTGAGCTGGATATGTTGCTGGAATTAGTGAGCTCAACTTCTAAGCGAGCTGAAGAACTATTGAATGGCCTTACTGACAATAGTATCAGCTTAGAGATCCCAATGCGTGTTGAAGAATATTTTACAG TTCTCAATTTAAGGTGCATTGAACGCATTTATGGTGAACATGGTTTGGATGTCTTGGAGATTTTAAAGAAGAAGCCTTCTGTTTCATTGCCTGTTATATTAACCCGTCTAAAGCAGAAGCAAGAGGAGTGGACGAATTTTCGCGGTGATTCCAACAGGGTTTGGGCTGAAATATATTCAAAGAACCACTATAAATCGCTTGACCATCGTAGCTTCTACTTCAAGCAGCAGGATTCAAAGGACTTGAGCCCAAAAA CGTTGGTAGCTGAaatcaaagaaattaaagaGAAAACACAAAATGTTGATGATGTGGCTCTAACTATTTCTGCGGGAAGTAGATATCTTATCAACCCGAATCTTGAATATGAATATGCTGATGCTGACATTCATGAGGACTTGTATAAACTGGTAAACTTTTCCTGTGAAGAAGTTTGTTCAACAAAAGAGCAGTTGAGTAAAGTTATGAAACTTTGGACCACCTTCTTGGAGACAATGTTGGGTGTCAAGTCACGGTCAAATGTAATGGAAGGTGCTGAAGATGGTGCTATGGAAATGCATCATGCTGTTATAGCTAGTACACCTGTTGTAGAAGCTTCATTGCTGAACTCTAAGCGAATAAAGCCTGTCAACAATGAATCGGAAAGTAAATTTCCATTACCAGCAACTCCTTGCAAAACAAATACAGAAAATGGGGATGCCCCGAACAGACAAGAGGGTTATGTCCAAAAAGAGCAGAATATTGCCACTATATCGGATAAATTGGCAGATCTTGTCGTTACAGCAGGTTTGAGTGAGCGTTTGACCAATTCAAATATCTCATTAGCTGTTGGAGCTGACAAAAATTGTGACGTAATTAGTTCTGATATGGTGCCAG GAGGAGCACCTTGTTTACACAATGAAGCTATTGTCGAGGACAAACCAGAAGGAAAATCAGATGTTAATGAG GTTGTCATTCAAGTTAGAGCAGTTACATTGGAGAATGTAGAGTGCAAAAATGTGAACAGATATGAGAAGGATTCTACTGAGAAAGAAGAGGGGGAGCTATCACCCAATGGCGACTTTGAGGAGGATAACTTTGTTTATGGAGAATGTCGTCTACAAGAAACATTGTCAAAGAATAAGAATGCTGAAAATGGTGATGCGATATTTTGCCAAGAAAATGATCTAGACGCGGATGATGAGGACAGTGAAAATGTTTCCGAGGGTGATGATGTTTCAGGAAACGAGTCTGCTGCCGATGAATGCTCacatgaagaagaggaagaagatgggGCTAAGGTTGAGAGTGAAGGTGAGGCCGAGGGAGGATTAATGCCTGATGTACACTTTGGTGGGGTTGATAGCATTTCACAACCTATGATGGAAAATCTCTTACGGACTGTAAAGCCATTGGCGAAGCATGTTGTCTTAACCAACAAAGAAATGAAGGATTCCCGTGTTTTCTTTGGAAACGACTCTTTTTATGTGCTTTTTAGGCTACATCAG GTATTGTATGAAAGATTACTATCTGCAAAGATGAATTCAGCAGCTGCTGAAGCTAAGTGGAAGAACTCAAAAAATAGTAGCTCGCCCGACCTTTATGGCAG ATTTATGGGTGCCCTCTATGGTTTGCTTGATGGATCTTCTGATAATAGCAAGTTTGAGGATGATTGCCGGGCTATTATTGGCAATCAGTCTTATGTTCTGTTTACCTTggataaattgatttttaagcTGGTGAAGCAG CTGCAAACGGTTGCCACTGATGAGACAGATAACAAGCTTCTTCAGTTGCACGAGTATGAAAAATCTAAGATGCGTGGCCGTTATGTTGATTCCGTATATTTCGATAATGTGCATGTGATTCTTCATGAAGAGAATATATACCGGTTTGAATGT CCCTGTGTTGGAACACGTTTGTCAATTCAGTTGATGGACGATGGAAGTGACAAGTCTGATGTAGTTGCTGTTTCAGTTGATCCTAGTTTTTCCAATTATTTGCTCAAGGGTTTTCTATCTTCTTCCAAGAAGGAACCGTCGGGTATCTATCTTCAAAG AAATAAGCGTAAATCACTAGTCGATGAAACTTCTGATGTATGCACGGCTATGTTAAGTGTTCATGTTCTGAATGGTTTGGAGTGTAAAATGGCCTGCAACTCTTCAAAG ATTTCCTACGTTCTAGACACAGAAGACTGTTTATACCAGACTAAAAGAAGATGTTTGTCAAAAAGTAGGCAGTCGTTTTCCCAGGATCAGGCGAGAGTAAAACGCTTTCACAAGATTTTGTCCATCTCATAA